A genome region from Nitrosopumilus oxyclinae includes the following:
- a CDS encoding 30S ribosomal protein S27ae has product MPVEKKGKKGSSPSIASYYKVEGDKASRTRKICSRCGKGTFMAQHKDRNTCGKCGLTEFKQ; this is encoded by the coding sequence ATGCCTGTAGAGAAAAAAGGTAAGAAAGGTTCCAGTCCTAGCATTGCATCATATTACAAAGTAGAAGGAGACAAAGCATCAAGAACAAGAAAAATATGTTCTAGATGCGGTAAAGGAACTTTCATGGCCCAACATAAAGATAGAAACACTTGTGGCAAATGTGGTTTGACAGAATTTAAACAATAA